CCGGTTTTACTTTTAACTACAGCGAGGGAGGCATAGGTCCATCGGATCATACTGCTTTTTACCTGAAAAACATTCCTTCGATCCATTTCTTTACAGGACAGCATGAGGATTATCACAAACCATCCGACGACAGCCATCTGGTCAATTACGACGGAATCAGGGAAATCGGAGAGATCATCTGGGGTTTGATGATCCATTTGTCTGCAGAGCCCAAACTGACTTTCCAAAAAACCAAAGATGAAGACAAACAAAAAGCAGCAGCCTTTAAAGTCACCATGGGTGTCATGCCCGATTATGTATTCAACGGAGAAGGCATGCGCATCGATGCAGTATTAGACAACCGGCCAGCCCAAAAAGCCGGGCTGATGGGCGGCGATATCGTTATTAAAATCGGCACCTACGAGATCAAAGATGTATACCAGTACATGGAAGCCCTTTCAAAATTTGAAAAAGGCCAGAGTACAGATGTCACTGTGAAAAGAAAAGACGAAACGGTAGTGAAGCAGATTACGTTTTAACGGGTCAGGTAAACTATATGGGGATTAAGTTGAAATGAAGCAATTTTGGTATCTGAAATAAATAAAATCAGTATGTCCAACTAGTAAACAGAGCAGAAATTCAGATCGGCCTTTTTCATTTTAGCTAAAACTGACTTAAAAAGTGTTAAGAAATGAAAACATATATAATAATAACAGGTCAGCCGCTTCGCGGTTCCTTCACTTCGATGTCCTTTGTGGACATCGATACGCCTTACGGCGTAATCGTTCAGTCATGTATCAAGACAAAAAAGAACAATGAATCTTAGGAATAAGTGAAAGTCAATTGGATAATTTTGGGCTTTTTGAATCCGTGAATTTATTTAAAAATTGACGTCAAAGCTGATTTCTCCCCATATTTATGATTTGATCCTTTTTAACCCACAGGTAAGACCGTAAAGTAACACATCCATTGATTTTGCTAAATGCCCTTAAACTGAATGGTCCCGGAATTCGAAAAGGATATAAATTTTAATACTAACAACTGTTAGTTTTTTGAATCCCCGATAGATACTGCTGATCAAACAGATTTAACCTTCCTTTATTCAAACCATAATTTCTGAAGATGGATCCTTCCTTCGATATCCATAATTTCCAGAATGTGGTATCCATGATATTCTTCTGACTGCAATAAATACGGAAATGTAAGCTGTTGCTTGCATAACAATTCTCTTCCATCTACATTTAAAACCCTGAGCTGCCTGATCAAATCAACCTGACAAAGGGCAATGATGTACCCGGATGCACGATCGAATTCAAAACAGGAATTTGAAAACGTCGCAGATTGAATTTTAGAATATTGGTACTGGCCTTCGCGCTGCCACTTAAACCGGTAATAATACACACCCGGTTTTTTCAAAACATCTGTATACGCTCTATTCAAATTATGTGTTGAACTCATTGCGAGGTCTTCAAAATGCAGAGAAGAACCTGCCCGCTGCAATTTGAGATCCGATATACACTCCTTGTTTGAAATGCCCCAGTTGATTTCAACTTTGTTTGATTTTTGATGCAAACTAAAATCGACTTCACATAAACTCAATTGAAAATCCAGGAACAAAACAAACAATCCATTCTGGATGTCGGATGCCAGAATGCTTCCCGATGGCAAATAAGGATAAACACCCCATGCCCCTGCATAGTTCTGGTTGTAATTGGTGTTGGATGGTTCTGTGTCGTAATAAGCTACGATTTCAGGATTCAATGGATCACTGCAATTAAACACCACAACGCCATCGTGATAGTAACTTACAAAAGCATAATCCCCTAAAAAATAAGGATTGTGGGCAATGCTCGCCGTATCAACCGGAGCTTCGAGTGCCGATCGGAATAATTTGATTATGCGCGGATTCAAACGATCGCTTACATCCACCATTTTTAAACTGGTATTGTGCGTTTCGTCGGCCCAGATCAGATAACGCCCATTTTCGTGCAACCACGAACTGTGATTGTATCCTTGTTGCGGATAAATTTCAATAGATGACAATTCTGTATAAGAACCCGTGGGTTCTATTTTGTAAATATAAAATCCGTTAAAGCCATGTGAACAATACGCCGTATCGTTTCGCACAAAAAGATCGTGCACATAATGGCCGGGTAAATCAATTTTTTTGACCAGCCTCGGCATCGTGGGATTCCCCTGAAGGTCCATCATGATGAGGTCGACAGGACCAGAACTGTCTCGCGCACCGGCAATAAAGAGATGTGCCGTTGCTGTATCTATGAACAACATGTGAGAAGTCAACAAATTTGCCTGATCTCTGAAAACAAAGGCAATGGAATCCGGCGAATTTTTCAGATCAAAAATGCTCAGACCCTCGTTGGCTGCGTCCGTAATGGCATACAGATAGTTCTGATAGGTTTTAAATTCTCTCCAGATGGTCCTGAATCCTCCTGCAAAACTAAAGACCCTACGAATGTTGAATGGGTCCGTGACTTCGTAAATCCATATGCTGTCCAAAGTCCCGATGATTGCGATCTCCTTTCCATCCGGGTAAACATAACCCCAGACATCGTTGTAGGCGACTCCGCTTTGTTGAGGCAATTGATCGTCGTCGTAACGCGAAGCCAATTCCATATTTTTATAATTTTGGGCGGAGAGACTGTTCAAATAATGGCCGAACAGTATTATAAAAAGAATGAATAATCTCATGTGTCTAACAAAATTAATTCAATTTTCCATATGAATGCCCAAAAAATACTCTCTAAAGATCCAAAAATGAAAATGCTCGTCGACAGCATTCCTGCAAGTGATTTGCATGTACCGGGTCAAAAATCAGATCTCAGGGAATATCTCGTGAGTTCAATCATCTCACAACAGCTATCAACCAAAGTTGCTGCTGTCATTTTTTCTCGATTTATAGATCTCTACGATAAAAAATTTCCATCGAACCTGCAAATCATCCAAACGCCCTCCGACAGTCTGAGAGGTATCGGCTTGTCCGCACAAAAATCACAGTATATCAAAAATATCGCTGAATTCTTTGAGACCCACAAACTACAGGATCAAGCCTGGCCAACCATGTCTGATGAAGAAGTCGGAGAACTGCTAATAAAAATAAAAGGAGTCGGTAAATGGACAACAGAAATGGTACTGATGTTTGGGCTGTGCAGAGAAGATGTTTTCTCTTCCGGAGATTACGGGATCCAAATGGCTATGAAAAAATTGTATAAGCTCAATCTGGAAGGCAAAGAATTGCAACAGAAAATGCAACGCATCGCTGAAAAATGGAGGCCCCACCGTTCGCTGGCTTGTATGTATCTTTGGGCCTGGAAAGATCAATAAAATCAAATGATTACAAATCAGCAACTCGATGCCTGTGTTTTGAAATTTCAGAACCAGCCGAAAGACATCGACAAATTACTGGATGAACTGCAAACTGACCAGGTCATGCTCATGGACATCCTTGTTGGAAGCCATGCAGAAGTTCTGACCGAAGAGGAACTGGATTATTTATTGTTTTTATTTTTGGTATTGTACGCCACTTTCAAACAGGAAATCCAATTACCCGTATATAGCGAAGAAGAAATAATACTTGCAGAAGAATGGAGCTGGAAATTTGTCAATGAAGAAAATGATTACGACAAACTGGTCGAAATTTTTTACTGGGAACTGCCCAATGAGGAGGTGATGGAATTTATCGATCTGAGCATTGCCCCCGATGATGAAAACGAGATCGCAATTACACCCACGGGTCGCCTGATTTTATTGGCTGTTTTAACTGCCCTATCCAAATTATTGTTAACGACAAAATCCTGAACCATTGCTATCGTAATTTTGTTTTTAAACACATTTGCCCGATGACGAGGTCAGATCGTGTTCATTGACAGACTTCTTCACTCCGCATCCAAAATATTTTTGTAACCATGTTTTTTATCAACAAGCTGTTCCAGGTCATTTTCTCCACCAGAGCCGCGGGATTGTACATGCTCTTGTTTGCTGCTGCTATAGGTGTGGCCACTTTTATAGAAAACGATTTTGGAACGAGTTCTGCACAAAAACTCATATTCAAGGCCAGGTGGTTTGAATTTCTTTTGTTTTTATTTGGATGTTGCCTGATCTACAATGTCATCAAATTCAAATTCATCCAACAAAAAAAATGGGGAACGCTCATGTTTCACCTGTCCATGGTCATCATTCTCATTGGATCGGGTATCACCCGTTATTTCGGTTATGAAGGAATGATGCATATTCGCGAAGGCGGATCGAGTAACACCATCTTGTCTTCTGATACGTATCTGCAACTCCATGCGAATTTGAAAGGATTGCATTATAAAACGGAAGACCGCGTTTTGTTTGCAAGCAAAGGATCCAACACCTACAAAAAAGGATTTTTACTCGGAAATGAAAAATTAGATATCGAGTTGCAGGAATTCATTCCTAATCCTGCCGAAATACTCAAGGACGACCCGAAGGGATCTCCTTTTCTGAAAATTGTAATGGGTGGCGCGCAAGGTCGCGAAGAATCTCTTTTGAAATACAACAATCCAAGAACGCTCGGTGGAACTTTGTTCAACTTCGGCGATCGGCCCATGGAAAATGCAGTCAACATTCGTTTGGCTCAGGATTCCCTTCTGATCTCACATGACGCATCTTTCACTCAAATGGTGATGGCAACTCAACAACGCGATACCCTGGCAGGCCACCAGGAACACCTTTTGCGTTTCAGATCACTGTACGCCTCGGATGCTTTCACTTTTGTGGTGAGTGAATTCAATAAAAGTGCAGTGGTCGATGTTGCGTCTACAAATCAGAAAATGAGCAGCGAAAGCATGGCTGCACTCAAACTGAAAATGACGGTCAACAACCAGCCTACAGAATTTTACATTTCGGGAAGTGCCGGCAATGAAGGAAATCCCAGAACTATCAGTTTACCAGAAGGTGAATTCACCTGGAGTTACGGAGCCAGACAGATCCAACTGCCATTTGAATTAAAACTCCGGGATTTCATCATGGATCGTTACCCGGGAACCAACAGTGCTTCTTCTTATGCAAGCGAAGTGACTTTGATAGATCCGGAAAAAAATTTGAACAAGGATCTCAGGATCTATATGAACAACATTCTCGATCACAGAGGTTATCGGTTTTTTCAATCTTCGTTCGATAAAGATGAACTGGGCACTTATTTAAGTGTCAACAAGGATGCGCCGGGGACCTGGGTCAGTTACCTTGGCTATTTATTATTGACTTTAGGAATGCTGATCAGCCTGTTTGATAAAAACAGCAGGTTCCAGTATTTGAGCAGAAGGATAAGAGAGCTGCGGGTTAAAAATATGGGCATCTTGTTTTTTTGCATGCTGCTGGTTCCGGAACTCTTTGGTCAAGCGTCTGTTGCACAGGTGCAGGCCCAAATTCCTGTGATCGACAAAGCACATGCCGAATTATTTGGCAAGCTCATCGTTCAGGATGTAAACGGAAGGATGAAACCGATGAATACCCTGAGTCTTGAAGTCCTTAGAAAATTATCGCGCAAAGAGACCATGTTCGGAATGGA
The DNA window shown above is from Saprospiraceae bacterium and carries:
- the ccsA gene encoding cytochrome c biogenesis protein CcsA codes for the protein MFFINKLFQVIFSTRAAGLYMLLFAAAIGVATFIENDFGTSSAQKLIFKARWFEFLLFLFGCCLIYNVIKFKFIQQKKWGTLMFHLSMVIILIGSGITRYFGYEGMMHIREGGSSNTILSSDTYLQLHANLKGLHYKTEDRVLFASKGSNTYKKGFLLGNEKLDIELQEFIPNPAEILKDDPKGSPFLKIVMGGAQGREESLLKYNNPRTLGGTLFNFGDRPMENAVNIRLAQDSLLISHDASFTQMVMATQQRDTLAGHQEHLLRFRSLYASDAFTFVVSEFNKSAVVDVASTNQKMSSESMAALKLKMTVNNQPTEFYISGSAGNEGNPRTISLPEGEFTWSYGARQIQLPFELKLRDFIMDRYPGTNSASSYASEVTLIDPEKNLNKDLRIYMNNILDHRGYRFFQSSFDKDELGTYLSVNKDAPGTWVSYLGYLLLTLGMLISLFDKNSRFQYLSRRIRELRVKNMGILFFCMLLVPELFGQASVAQVQAQIPVIDKAHAELFGKLIVQDVNGRMKPMNTLSLEVLRKLSRKETMFGMDAEQVFISMSAFPEVWNKLPVIKLGKHEKILNLFKGATGFVSYLDFFNAEGNYILKEDARDAFNKKPVDRGVYEKELIKLDEKLNITHMVFSGSLLKLFPVENHPNDHWDAPSGQHLHQQLDISAEAFPDRFYKAYIEQVREAVQTNNWSIPNSLLQELSMYQQKLGQEIIPSQTKLSAEILLNDLNVFGKLSKYYGLMALVFLALLFTNVFSPGKSLRFALNISLLFLLAGFLFQTFGLGLRWYVSGRAPWSNGYESMIYIAWTTVLAGLLFSRNSLGGLAATSLLSSIVLMVAGLSWLDPEITPLVPVLKSYWLTIHVSLEAGSYGFLVLGALIGALNLILMILTTQKNQQRIDRIIDEMSYTSEMTIMGGLVMLSTGTYLGGVWANESWGRYWGWDAKETWALVSILVYSFILHMRLIPGLQSRFAYNTATLFGFASVMMTYYGVNYYLSGLHSYAAGDPVPIPSFVYYLVVILVAISLGAYWRNRSFEKRSQEVR
- a CDS encoding choice-of-anchor B family protein produces the protein MRLFILFIILFGHYLNSLSAQNYKNMELASRYDDDQLPQQSGVAYNDVWGYVYPDGKEIAIIGTLDSIWIYEVTDPFNIRRVFSFAGGFRTIWREFKTYQNYLYAITDAANEGLSIFDLKNSPDSIAFVFRDQANLLTSHMLFIDTATAHLFIAGARDSSGPVDLIMMDLQGNPTMPRLVKKIDLPGHYVHDLFVRNDTAYCSHGFNGFYIYKIEPTGSYTELSSIEIYPQQGYNHSSWLHENGRYLIWADETHNTSLKMVDVSDRLNPRIIKLFRSALEAPVDTASIAHNPYFLGDYAFVSYYHDGVVVFNCSDPLNPEIVAYYDTEPSNTNYNQNYAGAWGVYPYLPSGSILASDIQNGLFVLFLDFQLSLCEVDFSLHQKSNKVEINWGISNKECISDLKLQRAGSSLHFEDLAMSSTHNLNRAYTDVLKKPGVYYYRFKWQREGQYQYSKIQSATFSNSCFEFDRASGYIIALCQVDLIRQLRVLNVDGRELLCKQQLTFPYLLQSEEYHGYHILEIMDIEGRIHLQKLWFE
- a CDS encoding DNA-3-methyladenine glycosylase 2 family protein, which gives rise to MNAQKILSKDPKMKMLVDSIPASDLHVPGQKSDLREYLVSSIISQQLSTKVAAVIFSRFIDLYDKKFPSNLQIIQTPSDSLRGIGLSAQKSQYIKNIAEFFETHKLQDQAWPTMSDEEVGELLIKIKGVGKWTTEMVLMFGLCREDVFSSGDYGIQMAMKKLYKLNLEGKELQQKMQRIAEKWRPHRSLACMYLWAWKDQ